From a single Planococcus shenhongbingii genomic region:
- a CDS encoding AAA family ATPase — protein MPRLKMLIGLPGSGKSTYARRMVKTEPGWVHLSSDQIAHGKFEIGQPIHHREVFEEMYQQTVFSLKAGHDVIYDATNLASSKRKNFLNRIQKLEARTEAVMFWTPYEILKQRNQKRTDRERVPEAILERYIRSFEFPRKDEKFNKVSILSDFKTSLALQNIQPIRHLMQKEAASFEEILALYATFKETKALSNQEEMSKIINCMYTLFKQIHLEALDPKERELLSWAALLHDIGKPYVRKHLPLEKDNFYGHEHVSMYLAYPILSSLQYAEPFIFDVLLLIDEHRLALTMKSGKIRRRIGEENYARLQFLLEKLENAIE, from the coding sequence ATGCCTCGCTTAAAAATGCTGATTGGCCTTCCGGGCAGCGGAAAGTCGACTTATGCAAGAAGAATGGTTAAAACTGAACCTGGCTGGGTGCATTTGTCATCAGATCAAATCGCCCATGGAAAATTTGAAATTGGGCAGCCCATCCATCATCGCGAAGTTTTTGAAGAAATGTATCAGCAGACTGTTTTTTCCCTTAAAGCTGGCCATGATGTTATTTACGATGCCACCAACTTAGCTTCTTCAAAAAGGAAGAATTTCCTGAACCGGATCCAAAAACTTGAAGCCCGAACAGAAGCGGTCATGTTCTGGACGCCTTACGAAATCCTGAAACAACGAAATCAGAAGCGAACTGACCGGGAGCGGGTGCCTGAAGCGATTCTCGAACGCTATATCCGTTCTTTTGAATTTCCAAGAAAAGATGAGAAGTTCAATAAAGTCAGCATCCTATCCGATTTCAAGACCTCCTTGGCGCTACAAAATATCCAGCCAATCCGGCACCTCATGCAGAAAGAAGCCGCTTCTTTTGAAGAAATCCTGGCATTGTATGCAACGTTCAAAGAAACCAAAGCCCTTAGCAACCAAGAAGAAATGAGCAAAATTATTAACTGCATGTATACACTGTTTAAACAAATCCACCTTGAAGCCTTGGACCCTAAAGAACGGGAACTTTTGTCGTGGGCGGCACTGCTCCATGACATCGGTAAACCTTACGTGCGAAAACATTTGCCTCTTGAAAAAGATAATTTTTATGGTCACGAACATGTTTCGATGTATCTTGCCTATCCAATCCTTTCTTCCCTTCAATACGCAGAGCCGTTTATCTTCGACGTGCTCCTGCTGATTGATGAACATAGATTGGCGTTGACGATGAAAAGCGGAAAAATAAGACGGAGAATCGGTGAAGAGAATTATGCACGGCTGCAGTTTCTATTGGAAAAGTTGGAAAATGCAATAGAGTAA
- a CDS encoding C45 family autoproteolytic acyltransferase/hydolase — MKQIHSDILQFRGTHYDFGWKQGQLLKDSITLENRRKQWKVKRPRFQIDVEETKNAFERFAPGIWQELKGLRDSLELPMEEIVRDFGGYRIDAMPSGCSIVTGDGFMVRNYDFHPQTYEGRFSLFQPTDGGYAIIGPTSRITGRMDGMNEKGLAMGYNFTHRKKPGDGFVCYMIGRIILETCATVQETVELVKEIPHRGSFSYVVTDISGETFVIEASPRAVEVRKTNVCTNHFKIQTHENRNYLKDSYQRLEAIEAQPEETTDAYKTYRLFNDPEKGVFSSDYKSWAGTIHTSVYLPKDKQMWFSIGGNQEPAVFDFGEWLQGENLAADKIYGEIDTDIGFAHMEKNYAYK, encoded by the coding sequence ATGAAACAGATACATAGCGATATCCTACAATTTAGAGGAACTCATTATGATTTTGGGTGGAAGCAGGGGCAGCTTTTAAAAGATTCGATCACGCTTGAAAACCGGAGAAAACAGTGGAAAGTGAAACGGCCGAGGTTTCAAATCGATGTAGAAGAAACGAAAAACGCTTTCGAACGTTTTGCTCCAGGGATTTGGCAAGAGTTGAAGGGTTTGCGTGACAGCCTGGAATTGCCGATGGAAGAGATTGTGCGCGATTTTGGAGGCTATCGGATTGATGCGATGCCTTCAGGCTGTTCGATTGTTACAGGGGACGGCTTCATGGTGCGCAACTATGATTTCCATCCGCAAACCTACGAAGGACGTTTCAGCCTGTTTCAGCCGACCGACGGCGGTTATGCCATTATTGGACCGACATCGCGGATTACAGGGCGCATGGATGGCATGAATGAAAAAGGCCTCGCAATGGGCTATAATTTTACCCATCGCAAAAAGCCGGGCGATGGTTTTGTCTGTTATATGATTGGCCGCATCATTTTGGAAACATGCGCGACGGTGCAGGAAACAGTGGAGTTAGTGAAAGAAATTCCTCATCGCGGCTCCTTCAGTTATGTTGTCACGGATATCAGCGGCGAGACGTTCGTCATTGAAGCCAGTCCGAGAGCGGTTGAAGTAAGGAAAACAAATGTCTGCACCAATCATTTTAAAATCCAGACCCATGAAAACCGCAATTACTTAAAAGATTCTTATCAGCGGCTTGAAGCAATCGAGGCACAGCCTGAAGAGACGACAGATGCCTATAAAACTTACCGTCTCTTTAATGATCCGGAGAAAGGCGTGTTTTCATCCGATTATAAAAGCTGGGCCGGCACAATCCATACATCTGTTTATTTGCCGAAGGACAAGCAGATGTGGTTTTCAATCGGAGGCAATCAAGAACCAGCTGTTTTTGACTTTGGGGAATGGCTTCAAGGGGAAAATCTGGCGGCTGATAAAATTTATGGAGAAATCGATACGGACATTGGTTTTGCTCATATGGAAAAGAACTACGCTTATAAGTGA
- a CDS encoding C45 family autoproteolytic acyltransferase/hydolase, giving the protein MKRVHSDIIQFRGSHYDFGFMQGEGLKDSILLPNRRKQRNSTSKSLLINEQQTKQLLLAFAPRVWEEINGLADSLKWNMHDAIREFGGYYLEYVRSGCSIFTGSDFMIRNYDSAPQGYEGRFALYQPTDGGYATIGPTMQITGRTDGLNEKGLSMGYNFINRRNSEDGFICNMIGRLILENCASIDEAIALLNEIPHRRSFSYVLLDRKGKSVVVEASPRSVMVRESAVSTNHFELLTEENRYQTDDSRRREETMLAYQNMADAYSAFRLLNDSDQGVFSKKYSTASGTLHTASYFPHSLEVGFAIGPDRLPLMFDFERWLQGERLFAKKVNGKIDTHLPFVHMAEM; this is encoded by the coding sequence GTGAAACGAGTGCATAGTGATATTATCCAATTCCGGGGAAGCCATTATGATTTCGGATTTATGCAAGGGGAAGGGCTGAAAGATTCAATTCTTTTGCCGAACCGCCGCAAACAAAGAAATTCAACAAGCAAAAGCTTATTGATAAATGAACAGCAAACGAAGCAGTTGCTATTGGCTTTTGCACCCAGAGTTTGGGAAGAAATCAACGGATTGGCCGATAGCCTCAAATGGAATATGCATGATGCAATCCGGGAATTCGGCGGTTATTATTTGGAATATGTGCGCAGCGGCTGTTCCATTTTCACCGGTTCCGATTTTATGATCCGCAATTACGACAGTGCGCCGCAAGGCTATGAAGGCCGTTTTGCTCTATATCAGCCGACAGATGGCGGCTATGCAACAATCGGCCCGACGATGCAAATCACTGGGCGGACTGATGGGCTGAACGAAAAAGGCTTGTCGATGGGCTATAACTTCATCAACCGCAGAAACTCAGAAGACGGCTTTATCTGCAACATGATTGGTCGGCTGATTTTAGAGAATTGTGCTTCAATTGATGAAGCAATTGCTTTGCTGAATGAAATTCCCCACCGCCGTTCATTCAGCTATGTACTTCTTGACCGCAAAGGAAAATCAGTTGTTGTGGAAGCTTCACCACGCTCAGTGATGGTCCGTGAATCAGCGGTTTCCACCAATCATTTCGAATTGCTGACGGAAGAAAACCGCTATCAGACAGATGATTCCCGCCGACGCGAAGAGACCATGCTCGCATATCAGAATATGGCGGATGCCTACAGCGCTTTCCGCTTGCTCAATGATTCCGATCAAGGCGTCTTTTCCAAAAAATACTCTACTGCTTCAGGCACTTTGCATACCGCATCTTATTTCCCGCACAGCCTGGAAGTCGGATTTGCGATTGGTCCCGACCGGCTCCCTCTGATGTTTGATTTTGAACGCTGGCTTCAAGGTGAGCGGCTATTCGCCAAAAAAGTAAATGGAAAAATCGATACACACCTGCCATTTGTCCATATGGCTGAAATGTAA
- a CDS encoding B3/B4 domain-containing protein, translating to MELSINPKIIEILPDFKIGFIHYNNITVSDSPQMLKGRLQLFQEQLYFDLEEKELTDFPGLLEWQLIWKALGADPSRYRPSAEALYRRIKKQNYLKPIHSAVDMNSFLSLQYEIPLGLYDADNIEGNVEIALGTSSDQFEGLNNRVNTLTNILVSKDKQGAFGSPYVDSKRTAVTEATRNALHIFYLRPSMEKDVALQLLTAASNMFIGINSGEAEIQVV from the coding sequence ATGGAACTGTCAATCAATCCTAAAATTATTGAAATCTTACCTGACTTTAAAATAGGATTCATTCATTATAACAATATCACCGTTTCCGATTCACCTCAAATGTTAAAAGGCCGGCTTCAGCTTTTCCAGGAACAATTATATTTCGATCTCGAAGAAAAAGAGCTGACCGATTTTCCAGGCCTTCTGGAATGGCAGTTGATCTGGAAAGCTTTAGGCGCGGATCCAAGCCGTTACCGTCCTTCTGCAGAAGCGCTGTACCGCCGCATCAAAAAACAAAATTACTTGAAACCGATCCATTCTGCTGTTGATATGAACAGTTTCTTGTCGCTGCAATACGAAATTCCGCTGGGCTTATATGATGCCGACAATATTGAAGGCAATGTCGAAATTGCGCTTGGCACCTCCAGTGATCAATTTGAAGGGTTGAATAACCGAGTGAATACCTTAACGAATATTCTTGTTTCGAAAGACAAACAAGGTGCTTTTGGCAGCCCATATGTCGACTCCAAGCGGACGGCAGTGACGGAAGCTACTCGAAACGCATTACATATCTTTTATTTGCGGCCATCGATGGAGAAGGATGTGGCGCTGCAGCTGTTGACCGCTGCTTCTAATATGTTTATAGGGATTAATAGCGGAGAAGCCGAGATTCAAGTGGTTTGA
- the queG gene encoding tRNA epoxyqueuosine(34) reductase QueG, producing MNLDQFQKELVAYASEIGIDKIGFASAEPFYNLRHRLIRQQQLNYQSGFEEPDIEKRIRPALLLDEAVSIIAIAIAYPSKMKDAPQGVKGARRGIFSRSSWGKDYHAALRERLTLLEAFIAAHYPEARMRSMVDTGELSDRAVAERAGIGWSAKNTSIITPEFGSYVYLGEMITNIPFRFDEPIEDQCGDCRLCIDVCPTGAIVEGGQLNAQRCISFLTQTKGFLPDEFRSVIGNRLYGCDTCQTVCPKNKRKANQIHQEFEPDPEIAKPLLEPLLTISNREFKAKFGYVSGSWRGKKPIQRNAILALAHFKEKSAVPALIGLLTGDDRPVIRGTAAWALGKIGTAEGLEALKQAQHAEKDEEALAEIQKGLAFFAEEMKG from the coding sequence ATGAATCTTGATCAATTTCAAAAAGAGCTTGTTGCGTATGCCTCGGAAATCGGAATTGATAAAATCGGTTTTGCATCGGCGGAACCTTTTTATAATTTAAGACACCGGCTGATTCGCCAGCAGCAGTTAAACTACCAGTCGGGATTCGAAGAACCGGATATCGAAAAGCGGATACGGCCCGCTCTTTTGCTGGATGAGGCCGTTAGTATTATTGCGATTGCGATTGCCTACCCATCGAAGATGAAGGATGCACCGCAAGGCGTAAAAGGAGCTCGGCGAGGCATTTTTTCACGGTCGTCATGGGGGAAAGACTATCATGCGGCATTGCGTGAGCGTCTGACGCTGCTGGAGGCTTTCATCGCCGCTCATTACCCGGAAGCCCGCATGCGTTCCATGGTGGACACCGGTGAGCTGTCAGACCGTGCGGTAGCGGAACGTGCGGGAATCGGCTGGAGTGCCAAAAATACGTCCATTATTACGCCGGAATTCGGTTCTTATGTTTACTTGGGTGAAATGATCACCAATATTCCATTCCGTTTTGATGAACCGATAGAAGACCAATGCGGCGACTGCCGATTGTGCATTGATGTTTGTCCGACAGGTGCCATTGTTGAAGGCGGCCAGCTGAATGCCCAGCGCTGCATTTCTTTTTTAACGCAGACAAAAGGCTTTTTGCCGGATGAGTTCCGCAGCGTTATTGGCAATCGTTTGTATGGCTGTGATACATGCCAGACGGTCTGTCCGAAAAACAAGCGCAAAGCCAATCAGATCCATCAAGAATTCGAACCGGATCCTGAAATTGCGAAACCTCTGTTGGAACCGCTGTTGACCATTTCAAACCGGGAATTCAAAGCGAAGTTCGGCTATGTCTCCGGTTCCTGGAGAGGCAAAAAGCCGATTCAGCGCAATGCCATTCTGGCGCTGGCCCATTTTAAAGAAAAAAGTGCTGTACCAGCGCTGATCGGACTTCTAACTGGAGATGACCGGCCAGTAATTCGCGGGACAGCAGCTTGGGCACTGGGCAAGATTGGTACGGCCGAAGGGCTGGAGGCGCTAAAGCAGGCGCAGCACGCAGAGAAAGATGAAGAAGCATTAGCAGAAATTCAAAAAGGGTTGGCTTTTTTCGCCGAAGAAATGAAAGGATAA
- the trmL gene encoding tRNA (uridine(34)/cytosine(34)/5-carboxymethylaminomethyluridine(34)-2'-O)-methyltransferase TrmL, with amino-acid sequence MAIHIVLYQPLIPANTGNIARSCAGTGVKLHLVRPLGFSTDDKMLKRAGLDYWEHVDLMYHDSLQELFDHYPGGEFYYITKFGKKTYSTFDFSNREKDHFFVFGQETKGLPKELIEQNLDHCLRIPMNEHIRSLNLSNTAAILMYEALRQQDFPALT; translated from the coding sequence TTGGCTATACACATTGTTTTATATCAACCGCTGATTCCAGCAAATACAGGAAATATTGCACGTTCATGTGCAGGAACAGGGGTAAAGCTCCATTTGGTCCGTCCGCTCGGTTTTTCAACAGATGACAAAATGCTGAAACGGGCAGGATTGGATTACTGGGAGCATGTTGATCTCATGTATCATGATTCTTTGCAAGAACTATTCGATCACTATCCCGGCGGAGAATTTTATTATATTACGAAGTTTGGGAAGAAAACATATTCGACGTTCGATTTTTCAAATCGTGAAAAGGACCATTTCTTTGTGTTCGGCCAGGAAACCAAAGGGCTGCCGAAAGAATTGATTGAACAAAATCTGGATCATTGCCTGCGCATTCCTATGAACGAACATATCCGCTCGCTGAATTTGTCCAATACCGCAGCGATTCTAATGTACGAGGCACTGCGCCAGCAGGACTTTCCAGCATTAACTTAA
- a CDS encoding NCS2 family permease, whose product MFHLKENGTTVKTEVLAGMTTFLTMAYIVIVNPVILSSAGVPFDQVFLATIIAAAIGTLWMALFANYPIAIAPGMGLNAYFTSLVLASDGAIDYVTAFSAVFVAGLIFVVLSMTRLRKILIQAIPENLKHAITAGIGLFIAFIGMRLSGFIVANEANLVGLGDLTSPPVALTLVGLLITLIFMSLNIHGGIFFGMIVTGIIAFFTGQLKFEGALVQLPSLPEGIIVWNPVEAFQMVIEFGLYGVVFSFLLVTLFDTTGTMIGVAKQAGLMKNNDMPRMRQALLADSVAATAGAMVGTSPTTAYVESSAGVAAGGRTGLTSLTVAVLFILAAFFGPLVSALSGVAAITAPALIIVGSLMIGAVKHIEWEEFDEAFPAFLIVLAMPLTSSIATGIALGFISYPLMKIFKGKGKTVHPILYVFAVLFTIQIIIAPH is encoded by the coding sequence ATGTTTCATTTAAAAGAAAACGGCACTACTGTTAAAACCGAAGTTCTTGCCGGCATGACGACTTTTTTGACGATGGCCTATATCGTAATCGTTAATCCAGTTATTTTAAGTTCTGCAGGCGTTCCTTTTGACCAGGTTTTCCTGGCGACCATTATTGCTGCCGCAATCGGCACATTATGGATGGCATTATTCGCTAATTACCCAATTGCTATCGCTCCAGGAATGGGCTTGAATGCATATTTCACTTCATTGGTGCTTGCCTCTGATGGTGCCATTGATTACGTCACTGCTTTTTCAGCCGTGTTCGTTGCTGGTCTCATCTTTGTTGTATTATCAATGACTCGTTTGCGGAAAATATTGATTCAGGCAATTCCTGAAAACTTGAAGCATGCCATCACCGCTGGCATTGGGCTGTTCATCGCTTTTATCGGCATGCGGCTTAGTGGCTTCATTGTAGCCAATGAAGCGAACTTGGTAGGTTTGGGGGATTTGACCTCACCTCCGGTTGCGTTGACTTTGGTCGGATTGCTGATCACATTAATTTTTATGTCGCTAAACATCCATGGCGGGATTTTCTTCGGTATGATTGTAACGGGAATCATTGCTTTCTTTACGGGGCAGTTGAAATTCGAAGGTGCGCTGGTTCAGCTTCCTTCGCTTCCGGAAGGCATTATCGTCTGGAATCCGGTTGAAGCCTTCCAGATGGTCATCGAATTCGGTTTATACGGAGTCGTCTTCTCTTTCTTATTGGTCACTCTTTTTGATACAACCGGCACAATGATTGGCGTTGCTAAACAAGCAGGGCTGATGAAAAACAATGATATGCCACGCATGCGTCAAGCTTTACTGGCCGATTCTGTTGCAGCAACAGCCGGTGCGATGGTCGGAACGAGTCCGACAACCGCTTATGTAGAATCCTCTGCAGGTGTCGCCGCTGGCGGCCGGACAGGTTTGACTTCTTTGACTGTCGCCGTATTGTTTATCCTGGCCGCCTTTTTCGGGCCGCTGGTCTCTGCATTGTCAGGTGTTGCAGCGATTACCGCTCCTGCTTTGATCATTGTCGGCAGTTTGATGATCGGTGCGGTAAAACATATTGAATGGGAAGAATTCGATGAAGCCTTCCCGGCTTTCTTGATTGTCCTTGCGATGCCGCTTACTTCAAGTATCGCTACGGGTATCGCCCTTGGTTTCATCTCATATCCGCTGATGAAAATCTTCAAAGGAAAAGGAAAAACCGTTCACCCGATTTTATATGTATTTGCCGTGTTATTCACAATCCAAATCATCATTGCACCTCATTAA
- a CDS encoding aldo/keto reductase, with product MDLTIKSTKTLHNGVEMPRFGLGVYKMTDKEAAVEAMLAAIEAGYPAIDTAAIYQNEEEVGEAVRSSRVKREDLFITSKVWNTDQGYDNTLRAFEASLKRLGFDYLDLYLTHWAIPETYEETYRAIQRLYDEKLVRSIGVSNHQQHHLEKILAKANMKPMVNQIELHPQLTQEPLRQFCADNDIAVTSWSPLARGRLLDEPVLAKIGEAHGKTIAQVVIRWHLQSDLIVIPKSVTPSRIKENADVYGFMLSEEEMKMIDGLNQDWRTGTHPDQITV from the coding sequence ATGGATTTAACAATAAAATCGACAAAAACATTACATAATGGAGTAGAAATGCCGCGCTTCGGCCTTGGTGTTTACAAAATGACCGACAAAGAAGCCGCAGTGGAAGCCATGCTGGCGGCAATAGAAGCAGGTTATCCGGCAATTGATACTGCAGCGATTTATCAAAACGAAGAAGAAGTCGGGGAAGCTGTCCGTTCATCCCGCGTTAAACGCGAAGACTTGTTCATCACTTCAAAAGTCTGGAACACCGATCAAGGTTATGACAATACGCTGCGTGCTTTTGAAGCATCTCTTAAGCGGCTTGGTTTTGATTATCTCGATTTGTATTTGACCCATTGGGCAATTCCAGAGACATACGAAGAAACCTACCGTGCCATTCAGCGTTTGTATGATGAAAAATTGGTGCGGTCGATCGGAGTATCCAATCACCAGCAGCACCATTTAGAGAAGATTTTGGCCAAAGCGAATATGAAACCAATGGTCAACCAAATAGAATTGCATCCGCAGCTCACACAGGAGCCGCTGCGCCAATTCTGTGCAGACAATGACATCGCTGTAACTTCCTGGTCACCGCTGGCACGTGGCCGTTTACTGGACGAACCAGTGTTGGCGAAAATTGGAGAAGCCCATGGCAAGACGATTGCCCAAGTCGTGATCCGCTGGCATCTGCAAAGTGATTTGATCGTCATTCCGAAGTCTGTAACTCCATCACGCATCAAGGAGAATGCGGATGTCTATGGCTTTATGTTATCCGAGGAAGAGATGAAGATGATTGATGGCTTGAACCAGGATTGGCGTACAGGTACGCACCCTGATCAAATTACTGTATAA
- a CDS encoding DinB family protein, which translates to MSKKEFILDQLAVCRNTDSWFKPLSKAIEGLTKEQASWKPNENSHTIAQIASHLLFYNERWFQRFGGEMTDDYPETNASTFKGLIDSSEESWRELAADLDQSLGKWQQAIKQTSEEKLHSSIPGFPEEAVWWEALSNLCTHNAYHIGQIIYIRKMQESWAIAEDWY; encoded by the coding sequence ATGAGCAAAAAAGAATTTATTTTAGACCAACTTGCGGTATGCCGCAATACGGACAGTTGGTTCAAACCTTTAAGCAAAGCAATAGAAGGGTTGACAAAAGAACAAGCAAGCTGGAAGCCAAACGAAAATTCTCATACCATCGCTCAAATCGCGAGCCATCTGCTTTTTTATAACGAGCGTTGGTTTCAGCGGTTCGGTGGAGAGATGACTGATGATTATCCAGAAACCAATGCTTCCACATTTAAAGGATTGATCGATTCCTCAGAAGAAAGTTGGAGAGAACTGGCAGCGGACCTTGATCAAAGCTTGGGAAAGTGGCAGCAAGCAATCAAGCAGACAAGTGAGGAAAAACTCCATAGCAGTATCCCGGGTTTCCCGGAAGAAGCGGTCTGGTGGGAAGCTCTATCCAATCTTTGTACCCATAACGCTTATCATATCGGACAAATCATTTACATCCGCAAAATGCAGGAATCGTGGGCAATTGCAGAAGACTGGTATTAA
- a CDS encoding RluA family pseudouridine synthase, translated as MTWSYEVQDDGMTVEELLRKDWGLGKKVVHEMRMAKSVKNDKFQEIIWKEPLPKGTMLHFDLPPADSPYEPNHDIELPILFEDDHFIIARKPKGMATHPNEIGQTDTFINAILGHIIRGGGTYGEHVHRLDQGTSGLLMVAKHPVAKNVLDRMLEQKQLVRDYEAVVKGKVHNKSGTIDFPLGRDRHHPTRRRVSPTGQSAVTHYKLLKQMEGKSLLHLTLETGRTHQIRAHLSHIGHPIIGDELYEGPSTQDGSYHLHAFRMSFIHPFTNEKIVVEDTAR; from the coding sequence ATGACATGGAGTTATGAAGTGCAAGACGACGGCATGACCGTTGAAGAGTTATTAAGAAAAGATTGGGGCCTCGGCAAAAAAGTCGTCCACGAAATGCGGATGGCGAAAAGCGTTAAGAATGATAAATTCCAGGAAATCATTTGGAAAGAACCGCTGCCAAAAGGAACTATGCTGCATTTTGACTTGCCGCCGGCGGATTCCCCTTACGAACCGAATCACGATATAGAACTACCGATTTTATTTGAAGATGACCATTTTATCATTGCCAGAAAACCAAAAGGCATGGCGACGCATCCGAACGAAATCGGGCAGACCGATACATTCATCAATGCCATCCTCGGCCATATCATTCGAGGCGGCGGAACTTACGGCGAGCACGTGCACCGGCTCGATCAAGGAACATCCGGCTTGCTGATGGTTGCCAAGCATCCGGTCGCTAAAAACGTCCTCGACCGCATGCTGGAACAAAAACAGCTGGTCCGGGATTATGAGGCAGTCGTGAAAGGCAAAGTCCATAATAAATCGGGCACAATCGACTTTCCGCTGGGCCGTGACCGCCACCACCCGACGCGCCGGCGTGTTTCCCCTACCGGCCAAAGTGCGGTGACTCATTATAAACTCTTAAAGCAGATGGAAGGCAAATCTTTGCTCCATCTGACTTTGGAAACCGGGCGCACGCACCAAATCCGTGCCCATTTGTCCCATATTGGACATCCAATCATCGGTGATGAGCTGTATGAAGGGCCATCAACGCAAGATGGTTCATATCACCTCCATGCGTTCCGCATGTCGTTCATCCATCCGTTCACCAATGAAAAAATCGTCGTTGAAGATACGGCACGCTGA
- a CDS encoding thioredoxin family protein, with the protein MKKMLIIGAVVVLIFGLIIFLTNQSNNQKLADNPYDKEDLNQATIDQLDDENYQNIILPDALDEQIASGEPTTVYFFSPTCSHCQATTPVLMPIAEDMGVDVQQYNLLEYEQGWQQYFIEATPTLVHYEDGKEVARWVGSQPKENIEEFFNQVVLK; encoded by the coding sequence ATGAAGAAAATGTTAATCATCGGTGCGGTTGTGGTTCTGATTTTCGGGTTAATCATCTTTTTGACTAACCAATCGAACAATCAAAAACTGGCCGACAATCCATATGATAAAGAAGATTTAAACCAAGCGACAATCGATCAGTTGGATGATGAGAATTACCAGAACATCATTCTGCCTGATGCCTTGGATGAGCAGATTGCAAGCGGCGAGCCGACTACGGTTTACTTCTTCAGCCCGACTTGCTCGCATTGCCAGGCTACTACGCCAGTGTTAATGCCAATCGCTGAAGATATGGGCGTAGACGTCCAGCAGTACAATCTGTTAGAGTATGAGCAAGGCTGGCAGCAATATTTCATCGAAGCAACGCCAACACTCGTACATTATGAAGACGGCAAAGAAGTTGCTCGCTGGGTTGGATCTCAGCCGAAAGAAAACATTGAAGAATTCTTTAACCAAGTAGTTTTAAAATAA
- a CDS encoding disulfide formation protein C: protein MSKRQENILLSMWGVALVATMGSLYFSEIRGYEPCELCWIQRIFMYPLVIIIGVAYVQKNVRIALTTLIFSVIGGCISLYHYGIQKLDFLSDSAPACGRVPCTGQYINYFGFITIPFLALIAFILIAGMSLYLWKSLKEEK from the coding sequence ATGTCGAAGCGCCAAGAGAATATTTTGCTTTCAATGTGGGGAGTGGCACTTGTTGCTACAATGGGTTCACTGTATTTTTCTGAGATCCGGGGATATGAGCCATGCGAGTTGTGCTGGATTCAGCGGATATTCATGTACCCGCTCGTAATTATTATCGGCGTCGCCTATGTTCAGAAAAATGTTAGAATTGCACTTACCACACTTATATTTTCAGTGATTGGCGGATGCATCTCACTCTACCATTACGGAATCCAAAAACTGGACTTTCTGTCCGACTCTGCTCCGGCATGCGGACGCGTGCCCTGCACAGGCCAGTACATCAATTATTTCGGATTCATCACCATTCCATTTTTAGCCCTGATCGCTTTCATATTGATTGCCGGGATGAGCCTTTACTTATGGAAGTCTTTGAAGGAGGAAAAGTAA